A section of the Pediococcus inopinatus genome encodes:
- a CDS encoding MBG domain-containing protein has protein sequence MKADTNSNASSETISIDSAANTSSDASITDQASSSSTADVNKSGPSSETSIVDASSASAVNSGETSNAATNSEEKVSSSSASTKATSVASGTNSSQSSSMVSSAVSSVDSSATSGSSTEGSAEGKTISTSEATNSNATSASKVNESTTTNSDALATLKNKLPADSVVTTKKDGTVVIALAVGADETAVKALVAKANLNLPVVIEAKDANVVVPNLNNVTNINKAGEKYTGTSSTVAQDFTAAGTATVPTGSGYSSLTTKAQNESGYLVLDNQLNFSSDFSISGTIYLGDNVSNAADGLTFVFSPGNPSSLGTASTGGNLGLGGLPNSFGLALDEHYNSGTYGDFDNAGAILGNPYLTAATISWRTTDSTGKLNPNTRQGQGNIFGYGNVSAIDKTSQVVAMNNNMIDGKAHAFSISYNATTGVLTISIPDNDNQNQIYKPTGATSATVWTRTLTAAQKVGMSLSIAASTGDDFNAFGVQINNYSYTKATASVNYQEVDSSGKILPGTTSHSILGNIGDTIQVFADQASANAAITAGTATAELSVVAPKVPGYVFQGPVSSTVMVGSSNVNLVYNKQTAAVTVHYQDYAGNTISKDATLTGSYGDAKINGTTTTNPAVPTIAGYTFTATDSKNLPATVVNFTALDANGNVFATDVDGKTITSITLYYKTNATVTLSGTETEVYTGVQQTPKATNYKITLPTGVTYALKDSDIQLASGGINVGSYNVKLSPTGLSNITTAIGTNYAITFGTATGSFIIKAADTKVTLSGTETEMYNGAQQTPKASNFKITLPTGVTYTLKDSDVQVASGGINIGTYNVVLSTTGKAAIQNAITAATGTNYNAATFEAANGTTFTITKAPLTATISSGTKAYDGAATVTTPTVAYTVLSGSMVAPTIAWDANDFEYLAADGTTVVSTPINAGSYTVQLSAVGQAKLTAAQATNGAAQNYTITPANGTYVVTAATATVNLDGSKRFLIQVHDRFQISVTIP, from the coding sequence GTGAAGGCTGATACTAATTCAAACGCTTCAAGTGAAACAATCTCAATTGATAGTGCGGCAAATACTTCTTCTGACGCGAGTATTACAGATCAAGCATCGTCCTCTTCTACTGCTGATGTAAATAAAAGTGGACCAAGTAGTGAAACTAGTATAGTTGATGCTTCATCTGCAAGTGCAGTTAATTCTGGTGAAACGTCTAATGCAGCGACAAATTCTGAGGAAAAGGTGTCTTCTTCATCTGCCAGCACAAAGGCAACTTCAGTGGCATCTGGGACCAATTCTAGTCAAAGTTCAAGTATGGTGAGTAGTGCTGTTTCGTCTGTAGATAGCTCTGCCACAAGTGGTTCAAGTACAGAAGGATCCGCTGAAGGTAAAACTATTAGCACAAGCGAGGCTACCAATTCTAATGCGACCAGTGCATCAAAGGTTAATGAATCAACAACGACCAACTCAGATGCATTAGCAACCCTAAAAAATAAATTGCCAGCGGACTCCGTTGTTACAACTAAAAAAGATGGGACGGTGGTGATCGCGCTTGCTGTTGGGGCTGATGAAACGGCCGTTAAAGCATTAGTTGCCAAGGCTAATTTGAATTTGCCGGTAGTAATTGAAGCTAAAGATGCGAACGTTGTTGTTCCTAATTTAAATAATGTGACAAATATTAATAAGGCTGGGGAAAAGTATACTGGCACGTCTAGTACAGTCGCACAAGATTTTACAGCGGCCGGAACAGCTACTGTACCAACCGGAAGTGGTTATTCAAGTTTAACCACGAAAGCACAGAATGAATCTGGTTATTTAGTACTAGACAATCAACTTAATTTTAGTTCTGACTTTAGTATTTCAGGGACAATCTATCTTGGAGACAATGTCAGTAATGCAGCCGATGGTCTGACCTTTGTATTTAGCCCAGGTAACCCGTCCTCACTGGGAACTGCCAGTACTGGTGGGAACCTTGGCTTAGGTGGCTTACCTAATTCATTTGGGTTAGCTCTTGACGAACATTATAATAGTGGCACTTACGGCGACTTTGATAACGCAGGCGCCATATTAGGAAACCCTTATTTGACAGCCGCAACTATCTCGTGGCGCACAACCGATAGTACGGGGAAGTTGAACCCTAACACCAGACAGGGACAAGGAAATATTTTTGGCTATGGAAACGTTAGCGCAATTGATAAGACGTCTCAAGTAGTGGCAATGAATAATAACATGATCGATGGAAAAGCACATGCATTTTCCATTTCATATAATGCCACAACTGGCGTATTAACAATTTCTATTCCGGATAATGATAATCAGAATCAAATTTATAAACCAACCGGCGCCACTAGTGCAACCGTTTGGACGCGCACATTGACGGCTGCACAAAAAGTAGGTATGTCATTGTCGATTGCCGCATCCACCGGAGATGACTTTAATGCTTTTGGCGTTCAGATTAATAATTATAGCTATACTAAAGCAACTGCATCGGTAAATTATCAAGAAGTCGACAGTTCAGGCAAAATTTTACCTGGAACGACTAGTCACTCAATTCTTGGTAATATCGGGGACACCATCCAAGTATTTGCGGATCAAGCGAGTGCTAATGCTGCAATCACAGCAGGAACAGCAACTGCAGAATTATCCGTGGTGGCACCAAAAGTCCCTGGATATGTTTTCCAAGGCCCAGTATCCAGCACCGTTATGGTTGGCTCTTCAAATGTGAACTTAGTTTATAACAAGCAAACAGCGGCAGTTACGGTACATTATCAAGATTATGCTGGCAACACCATTTCAAAGGATGCAACGCTGACGGGCTCTTACGGCGATGCAAAAATTAATGGTACAACAACTACTAATCCAGCTGTTCCAACGATCGCCGGATATACGTTTACTGCAACAGATTCAAAGAACCTTCCAGCAACGGTGGTTAATTTTACCGCACTGGATGCCAATGGTAACGTGTTTGCAACCGATGTAGATGGTAAGACTATTACTTCAATTACGCTTTACTATAAAACCAACGCCACAGTGACCCTGAGTGGTACTGAAACCGAGGTTTATACTGGTGTCCAACAAACACCAAAGGCGACTAACTACAAAATTACTTTACCAACTGGTGTCACATATGCTTTGAAGGATAGCGACATTCAATTAGCAAGCGGTGGTATTAATGTTGGCTCATATAATGTTAAATTAAGTCCAACTGGCTTGAGTAATATTACGACTGCCATTGGGACTAACTACGCGATAACTTTCGGCACGGCTACTGGTTCATTTATCATCAAAGCAGCGGACACCAAGGTCACTTTGAGTGGCACTGAAACAGAAATGTACAATGGCGCACAACAAACACCTAAGGCAAGTAACTTTAAGATTACCTTACCAACCGGCGTCACATATACTTTAAAAGATAGTGATGTTCAGGTGGCTAGCGGTGGCATTAATATTGGTACGTATAATGTTGTATTGAGTACGACTGGTAAAGCGGCGATTCAGAACGCAATTACAGCTGCAACTGGGACAAACTATAATGCAGCTACTTTTGAAGCAGCCAATGGGACAACTTTTACAATTACAAAAGCACCGCTTACTGCAACGATTAGTTCCGGTACAAAAGCTTATGATGGTGCAGCAACAGTCACGACACCAACTGTAGCCTATACGGTTCTCTCTGGTAGTATGGTTGCACCCACAATTGCATGGGACGCTAATGATTTTGAGTATCTAGCGGCTGATGGCACAACGGTGGTATCCACGCCAATTAATGCGGGATCATACACGGTTCAATTGAGCGCAGTAGGCCAAGCTAAACTGACAGCGGCGCAAGCTACAAATGGCGCTGCACAAAACTATACGATTACACCAGCCAATGGAACTTATGTAGTGACGGCAGCGACTGCAACGGTTAACTTAGATGGTAGCAAACGGTTTCTTATACAGGTTCACGACAGATTCCAAATTTCGGTAACTATACCGTGA
- a CDS encoding KxYKxGKxW signal peptide domain-containing protein has product MLKKDETNKRKMKLLRSSVQQKEHYKMYKAGKSWLFAGITIIFFGAGVSF; this is encoded by the coding sequence ATGTTAAAAAAAGATGAGACAAATAAAAGAAAAATGAAATTATTGCGGAGCTCAGTTCAACAAAAAGAACATTATAAGATGTACAAGGCAGGAAAAAGCTGGTTATTTGCTGGAATTACCATTATATTTTTTGGAGCCGGAGTTTCTTTTTGA